Proteins from a genomic interval of Cottoperca gobio chromosome 8, fCotGob3.1, whole genome shotgun sequence:
- the mcoln1b gene encoding mucolipin-1b has translation MASSSYTCIQDSATEKDKLLSSVAGYGSRDLLGIGNPRPTALVGAESPQKQQDEDEEALRRKLKYFFMSPCDKYHAKGRKPFKLGLQLLKIIIVTVQLVLFGLSNQMVVTFKEENTAAFKHLFLKDYQDGAPQAVHTQNELYSRIHFAIEQYLALPQISLGLYAYVLGPGVNGSALSLCQRFYRKGTIDPVNDTFDIDPHVDTECLGLNPLTYSPAPGNSDYKNFTLKFYKLINVTIDFQLKAINIQTIINNEIPDCYTFAIMIVMDNRAHSGKVKIHLQNQASIKECKDPNVSGHAESYAREFFDVLVAFICLLSLLLCGRSILRGILLQHEYVQFFKHRLGRSVTWGDRMEFINGWYLLLIVSDMFTIVGSFIKIGIESKNLSSYDMCGILLGTSTLLVWVGVIRYLSFFQKYNILIVTLRAAFPNVIRFCCCAAAIYMGYCFCGWIVLGPYHAKFRSLPMVSECLFSLINGDDMFVTFAATEQSGTLVWIFSQVYLYTFISLFIYMVLSLFIALITGAYDTIMAQTQEQVRITDLHEFIAECADTPSSGKFRGPEGSSCSFLCCCEW, from the exons ATGGCGTCTTCAAGTTACACCTGCATCCAAGACAGCGCCacag AGAAGGATAAGCTCCTCTCCTCCGTGGCCGGCTATGGGTCCCGGGACCTTCTTGGGATTGGGAACCCTCGTCCCACTGCTCTGGTCGGGGCTGAGTCCCCTCAGAAGCAgcaggatgaggatgaggaggccCTGAGGAGGAAGCTCAAGTACTTCTTCATGAGCCCTTGTGACAAATATCACGCCAAGGGGCGGAAGCCTTTCAAActgggcctgcagctgctgaaaatcatcattgtgaCTGTGCAG CTGGTTCTGTTTGGACTGAGCAACCAGATGGTGGTGACATTTAAAGAAGAGAACACGGCTGCATTCAAACACCTTTTCCTGAAGGATTATCAGGACGGCGCTCCACAGGCCGTGCACACGCAGAATGAGCTGTACAGCCGCATCCACTTCGCCATCGAGCAG TACTTGGCTCTTCCTCAGATCTCACTGGGGCTGTATGCGTACGTGTTGGGCCCCGGTGTGAACGGCAGTGCGCTCTCCCTCTGCCAGAGGTTCTACAGGAAGGGCACCATCGACCCCGTCAACGACACCTTTGACATCGATCCCCATGTTGACACCG aATGCCTTGGACTGAATCCACTGACTTACAGTCCTGCTCCAGGAAACAGCGACTACAAGAATTTCACTCTCAAGTTTTACAA GCTGATCAATGTCACAATTGACTTCCAGTTGAAGGCCATCAACATTCAGACTATTATAAACAATGAAATCCCTGACTGCTACACCTTTGCTATCATG ATCGTCATGGATAACAGGGCGCACAGCGGCAAAGTTAAGATCCATCTGCAGAACCAGGCCTCCATAAAGGAGTGCAAAGACCCAAACGTGTCCGGACATG CGGAGAGCTACGCTCGGGAGTTCTTTGACGTGCTGGTGGCGTTTATCTGCCTGCTGTCGCTGCTGCTGTGCGGGCGCTCCATCCTCCGAGGCATCCTGCTGCAACAC GAGTACGTGCAGTTTTTCAAACACAGACTTGGCCGCAGTGTGACCTGGGGAGACCGGATGGAGTTCATCAACGGCTGGTACCTTCTGCTCATCGTCAGCGACATGTTCACCATCGTCGGCAGCTTCATCAAAATTGGTATCGAGTCCAAG AATTTGTCATCATATGACATGTGCGGGATCCTGCTGGGAACCTCCACTCTGCTGGTGTGGGTGGGAGTCATCCGCTACCTCAGCTTCTTTCAGAAATACAAT ATCCTGATTGTGACTCTAAGAGCTGCTTTTCCAAATGTTATCCGCTTCTGCTGCTGTGCAGCTGCCATATATATGGGATATTGCTTCTGTGGATGGATTGTGCTGGGGCCCTATCATGCCAag TTCCGCTCCCTGCCCATGGTCTCAGAGTGCCTGTTTTCTCTGATCAACGGAGACGACATGTTTGTAACATTCGCTGCAACGGAGCAAAGTGGCACACTGGTGTGGATCTTCAGCCAGGTCTACCTCTACACCTTTATCTCGCTCTTCATCTACATGGTGCTGTCCCTCTTCATCGCTCTCATCACCGGAGCCTACGACACCATTATG gctcaaacacaggagcAGGTACGAATCACCGATCTGCACGAGTTCATCGCAGAGTGCGCGGACACGCCCAGCTCTGGAAAGTTCCGAGGGCCAGAAGGGTCGTCGTgctccttcctctgctgctgtgagtggtga
- the trappc5 gene encoding trafficking protein particle complex subunit 5 produces MDTRFTRGKSNILERPLTRPKTEVSVSAFALLFSEMVQYCQSRVYSVSELQTRLADMGQSVGASMLDVLVLREKNGKRETKVLNMLLFIKVNVWKSLFGKEADKLEQANDDDKTYYIIEKEPLINAYISVPKENSSLNCAAFTAGIVEAILTHSGFPAKVTAHWHKGTTLMIKFNESVITRDKALDGR; encoded by the exons ATGGACACGCGGTTCACTCGAGGGAAATCCAACATCTTGGAGCGCCCCCTGACCCGACCTAAGACTGAGGTCAGCGTGAGTGCTTTTGCCCTCCTGTTCTCAGAGATGGTCCAGTATTGTCAGAGCCGTGTGTACTCCGTGTCGGAGCTGCAGACACGCCTGGCAGACATGGGCCAGAGTGTGGGAGCCAGCATGCTGGATGTGCTGGTGCTGAGGGAGAAGAACGGGAAGAGGGAGACAAAAGTGCTGAATATGCTGCTCTTCATCAAG gTTAATGTCTGGAAGTCTTTGTTTGGGAAGGAGGCTGACAAGCTGGAGCAGGCCAACGACGATGACAAGACTTATTACATCATAGAAAAGGAGCCACTTATCAATGCTTACATCTCCGTGCCGAAGGAGAATAGCAGCTTGAACTGCGCCGCCTTCACTGCGGGCATCGTGGAGGCCATCCTCACGCACAGCGGCTTCCCTGCCAAGGTCACTGCCCACTGGCACAAAGGCACCACGCTAATGATAAAGTTTAATGAGTCAGTCATAACCAGAGACAAGGCTTTGGATGGCAGATAA